The following is a genomic window from Candidatus Neptunochlamydia vexilliferae.
CACCGAGTCCTTGTATCATAAAGAGGGCAAACCTGGTGGCGGATCCGTCGGATCCTCAGCGTTGCCGCCAAAGCGGGCCTTGCCAAAGCTGACTGAGGAAGAAGGACATAGGCTCTTCCCAGGTCCTCCAAAGCCAATAGATGGATGATCCCCTCCTGAGTTTCCTCTACAGCAACCTCCAGATCTCTTAGCCCTTTTTCCCTAAGAGCCACTGCTGTTTTCCTTCCCACAGCAAAAATCTTTTTTTGACCCAATTTCAGCCCATAGTGACCCATACACTGAAAGAAAACCTCAACCCCTTTCTGGCTTGTAAAGATGAGGTGGGTGTATTCCTCCATATCAGCAAACGCCTTCTTAATCTCAAAGCTCTCAAAATCCCGAGGAACAATCTCTATTAAAGGAAGGTGGGTTCCCTTCTTAGGAGCACTAAGCCCCACATGCAAAACCCGATCCTTTTTTCGGCTGTCGAATTTTTTAAAAAAGGCTTCCATCTCTTTGTCCCCGTTCCGGGCAAGAATCGCCAGCTTTCCCTGCAGGGGCGCTGTCTTTCCTGGAAGGGAAATCCGGTTGCGCTCAATTCCCAAGCGGATCAGAGCTGCTTCAGCAACAACAAGACCATCGATTTCACCCCGATCGAGCATCTCTAACCGCTTATCGACCGGTCCCCGTACTTCGATACACTTCAAATCAGGGCGGAGTCCCTTCACCACCCGATCCCGCCGCTCCGACGATGAGCCAATCACAGCGCCTACCGGGAGCGTTTCTAAACGGTCCCCTTCCCGCATCACCAAGCTATCGCTCGGATCGACCCCTTCCGTCAACGCCACCATCTCGAGTCCCTCTGGCAATGGATCGGGAAGATCCTTTGCCGAGTGGATCCCCACATCGCATCTCCCATCCAACACTCGCTGATCGATCTCCCGGGTGAAGAAATCGGTCTTCTCCATCGGCCCCAAAGAGGATTCCAGGTCCCGATCGCCTACCGTCTCGACCCATTCGCAGAAATGGGGGATCTCCCCCATCACCTCTTTAACCTGCCGTCGCGATAATAGCGACCCACGCGCTCCAATTTTTATGACCATTAGTTGGAAAGCTACCTATAGTTGTACAAAAAAACAAGGCTTTTACATATTACTTTGAAGCTTGGGGTGCTCAGCAAGTTTTTTAACATGCTCCTGCAATTCTGAAATCTTTTTCTTCAGATCTGCAACCTCTTTGTCACTTTTTTGTTGCTGTTTCTTCAAAACAGTCAGCACAACTTGCATCAAAACCTTCTGAAACTGTGGATCTTTAATGACAAAACCCCTTGCCTCCGCCTTTACTTCTTCCAGTAGGATTTCAGCAAAGTCATTTTTGATCTTAGCAAGCGCTTGTCTGACTGCTTGCTCTAATTGAGCCATCTTTTCCCGGTTTTCT
Proteins encoded in this region:
- the hemC gene encoding hydroxymethylbilane synthase gives rise to the protein MVIKIGARGSLLSRRQVKEVMGEIPHFCEWVETVGDRDLESSLGPMEKTDFFTREIDQRVLDGRCDVGIHSAKDLPDPLPEGLEMVALTEGVDPSDSLVMREGDRLETLPVGAVIGSSSERRDRVVKGLRPDLKCIEVRGPVDKRLEMLDRGEIDGLVVAEAALIRLGIERNRISLPGKTAPLQGKLAILARNGDKEMEAFFKKFDSRKKDRVLHVGLSAPKKGTHLPLIEIVPRDFESFEIKKAFADMEEYTHLIFTSQKGVEVFFQCMGHYGLKLGQKKIFAVGRKTAVALREKGLRDLEVAVEETQEGIIHLLALEDLGRAYVLLPQSALARPALAATLRIRRIRHQVCPLYDTRTRWPEVKPDLKNFDEVFFTSPSTVRAFQEVFGKVPKGMKVSAIGPITEQSLKLHL